A genome region from Mercenaria mercenaria strain notata chromosome 11, MADL_Memer_1, whole genome shotgun sequence includes the following:
- the LOC128546503 gene encoding zinc finger protein 862-like: MLQTNLFTFLKGGQKRPHEENNVENQSLPVTPTKKTKSSVSDVMDSPLSASKKKIRKFNSDWTKEFEWLVHEPNNDGVMSMFCTLCRDSKKTNPFATTGSTNFQRSALERHGSKNPEHLDLILVQKLVNSKSTVKDVVEIQEVNNSESKCAQIRTLYYLAKNGHPLSMQNSLVELQQLNNCRDLRDHATIYSSSTTHDEMLDAISEVIEESVNADILSSDFVGIILDETTDLTVNKKLNIYFKSFKSGSTETVTHFIDCVDIENGKADTLVEEIEKVCARIGLDMLKVISMASDGASVMIGHKGGVGVKLREKHNPRLVQIHCVAHRLALCASQACQNVPVFADYQRTVKNVYRFFHNSAIRYNGLREIENLLTDENKDTKHVTLKEPASFRWLSLQNAVKAVFDVYPALVMALDNEAATGSSEAKGLLKSVKSVQFLLNTAFLVDILAVVNKLCKVFQRDELDIEQMNNMLCSTRETLQTFKAVSGSTLEETYKAISNGKYKDLVKVTDTSQLRRGFQSSSVKYLDNLLDNLDNRFEESSMKILTTADKILNPSHLPTYTEEIPAYGNEDLAKIVEWLGPLENYPGLIDPTNMKNDYLQFKLVLRKLQGKSLKNVCETLIQRYSESFPDFTVVAKYVLTAPLSSVACERGFSSQNRLKTKLRSRLESTKVSKMIRVMEEGPAVAMFDTQPVLAKFDKMKNRRK, encoded by the exons ATGTTGCAAACGAACTTGTTTACGTTCTTGAAAGGGGGTCAGAAACGACCACATGaggaaaataatgttgaaaatcaaAGCCTGCCGGTTACTCCAACTAAAAAGACAAAATCTAGTGTTAGTGATGTAATGGACAGTCCGCTGTCGGCATCTAAGAAAAAAATTAGGAAATTCAATTCTGACTGGACTAAGGAATTTGAGTGGCTTGTGCATGAACCAAACAATGATGGAGTAATGTCTATGTTTTGTACGTTGTGTAGGGACTCAAAAAAGACTAATCCATTTGCCACGACAGGCAGTACAAACTTCCAACGTAGTGCGTTAGAGAGACATGGTAGCAAAAACCCAGAACACTTGGACTTGATCTTAGTGCAAAAATTAGTTAATAGTAAGAGTACCGTGAAGGATGTTGTTGAAATTCAGGAAGTCAATAACTCAGAATCGAAG tGTGCCCAGATCAGGACTCTATACTATCTTGCTAAGAATGGACACCCACTCAGCATGCAGAATTCATTGGTGGAACTTCAACAGCTCAACAACTGTCGAGACCTGAGAGACCATGCCACAATCTACAGTAGTTCTACCACACATGATGAAATGCTGGATGCCATCAGCGAAGTGATTGAAGAGTCTGTGAATGCAGATATTTTGAGCAGTGATTTTGTTGGTATCATCCTGGATGAAACGACAGACTTGACAGTCAACAAGAAGCTGAATATTTACTTCAAGTCATTCAAATCAGGCTCCACTGAAACTGTTACCCACTTCATAGACTGTGTAGACATTGAAAATGGAAAAGCAGATACTCTAGTTGAAGAGATAGAGAAAGTGTGTGCGCGCATAGGTCTTGAtatgttaaaagttatttcaatgGCTAGTGATGGGGCTAGTGTGATGATAGGTCATAAAGGAGGAGTGGGGGTTAAGCTCAGGGAGAAACACAATCCAAGACTTGTACAGATTCACTGTGTAGCTCATCGTTTAGCCTTGTGTGCCAGCCAAGCCTGTCAGAATGTACCTGTTTTTGCGGACTATCAGCGCACTGTGAAAAATGTGTACAGATTTTTTCATAATTCAGCAATTAGATACAATGGATTACGTGAAATTGAAAATTTGTTGACCGATGAAAACAAGGACACCAAGCATGTTACACTAAAGGAACCTGCAAGCTTCCGATGGCTATCCTTACAGAACGCTGTAAAAGCTGTGTTTGACGTGTACCCAGCCCTTGTGATGGCCCTTGACAATGAGGCTGCAACTGGGAGCAGCGAAGCCAAGGGACTGTTAAAAAGTGTGAAAAGTGTTCAGTTTCTATTGAATACAGCATTCCTGGTGGACATACTTGCTGTTGTTAACAAACTGTGTAAGGTGTTTCAACGAGATGAACTGGACATTGAACAAATGAACAATATGTTGTGTTCTACTCGGGAAACTCTCCAAACCTTCAAAGCTGTAAGTGGATCTACACTGGAAGAAACTTACAAGGCCATCTCAAATGGTAAATACAAAGACTTGGTCAAAGTTACAGACACATCACAACTAAGGAGGGGTTTTCAGTCATCATCAGTGAAGTACCTAGACAATCTACTGGACAATCTTGACAACCGCTTTGAGGAGTCGTCAATGAAAATTCTGACCACTGCAGACAAGATTCTAAACCCTAGTCATCTACCAACATACACTGAGGAAATTCCAGCCTATGGTAATGAAGACCTAGCAAAAATTGTTGAGTGGCTTGGGCCACTTGAAAACTATCCAGGCCTGATTGACCCAACCAACATGAAGAATGACTATCTGCAATTCAAACTTGTGCTAAGGAAACTGCAGGGAAAATCACTGAAAAATGTGTGTGAGACTTTAATACAGAGGTACAGTGAGTCTTTTCCTGACTTTACTGTTGTAGCAAAGTATGTGTTGACTGCTCCACTGAGCAGTGTTGCATGTGAAAGAGGATTTTCATCCCAAAACAGACTGAAAACTAAGCTCAGATCTAGGCTTGAAAGTACTAAGGTATCTAAAATGATTAGGGTTATGGAAGAAGGTCCAGCAGTTGCCATGTTTGATACCCAACCAGTGCTAGCAAagtttgacaaaatgaaaaatagaagaaaGTAA